The Clostridium sp. DL-VIII DNA window ATTTATGATAATGGCTATTGGTATTATCTAAATTCATCTGGTGCTATGGCAACTGGATGGCAATATATAAACGGTTCTTGGTACTACTTATACCAAAGTGGTGCTATGGCAGCTAACACAACAATTGACGGCTATACATTATCTTCAAGTGGTGCTTGGATTTAAGAAGAATTTCACGTTTTTTAATTGTTAATTAAGTGCGCTTTATAATTTGCATAGTTTTTTGGACATTCCTAAATTTATAATAATATAAAAGATGCCCTAATAAGTCTTCTTATTAGGGCATTCCTTTCTATTTTAATGCATATATTTATTAATATATATGTTAAAATTAAAAATTTACAATGTACAATTGACAATTATGGTTGAAATCCTTACAGGATTTCTTCAATAATTGTCAATTGTAAACTATACATTGCAATATATATTTAATATCTTAAAGTCTTACTTTTTATTTATCTGTGTCATCATCAATTTCTTCCCATTGTGCATATAACGTCATATTTTTCTCAAGTCTTATCTTATCTGTATCCTCATATCCTGTGCCATCTCCATCACTCTTAGTGTTCCACTCAATAAAAGTATAACCGCTCTTTGAAGGTTTGTATAAAGGCACCATTGTTCCTTCGTCTGCAGTTCTTTTCTTAAGAACTTCCTCGTCATCATCATCTGCATCTGGATCCTTAAATGTAATTGTGTATTGTTTTACTTGATTTAATCCATCTGATGGAATATCTTTTGACATGCTTGCACTTTCATCTACTATCTGGCTTGGTACATATGGTATTGCATTGTTTCCATAGTAATCAAAAGCTCTAGCAGGCATTGGATAATCAGTCCCAACACAGATTCCATTATCATCAAAATTATAGAGTTTTCCATTTATTACATTGCTTCCTTTTTGCATAGCTCCATTTGATGAAAACAAATAAATTTTTCCTTCTATTTGAATTATGCCTGTCTGCATAGCTCCACTCAAATCAGCATAATACCACTGTCCGCCATCATTAATCCATCCAGTTCTCATTAATCCATATGAATCAAAGAAATACCATAAACCATCTATTTGTCTCCAGCCCGTAGCATATCCATATCCTTCTGTATAACTCCAATTACCATAATAACTTTTAATCCATGCGGCTGAAGCTCCCACTGGTAACAAGGTAACTAAAGCTGAAGCTGCAATGCAGGCCATGATTGATTTCTTCAAAAAGTTATGCTTCACTGTAATTTCCTCCTTTTTTATCTAGTTCATTAGTCAAATTATAGATAAACAAATCAAAGCTCGATTTATTACATGTAATTTTCAGATTATACTAAACACAGTTATAATTTATGAATTATAAGTTATAACTCTAAGCTATGTATTGTTTATCCATAACTCTAGCCTATTGTAACAAATACATAGTCAGATATACTTGGATTATCTGCCGATGTTGCAGTTACTTTTACTGTTGAAGCTGTTCCCATAGTTGTTAATACTCCTGTTGGATCAATTACTGCAATGCTCGGAATATCTGCACCTGTATTGTCAGTTACCTTCCAATTAATGCTCCTATTAGTTGCTCCAGCTGGTGTTATAGCTGCTGCCATCTGTAATTTCTTATTAAGACCTACTGCTGATGGTATTTTAGTCCTATCAATAGCAATTCCAGTTACATTTACAATTTGGCCAGTTATTGTTATTACCTCAGAACCACTTACTTTCGTACCATTGGCATATATGGCAGTAAATGTTACTCTTACATCTCCATTTGCTTTTGCAGTTAATAAAGCACCATCAGTATTAGAAACAATATCTGCAGCTCCACCTGATTTACTTGGGCCATCTATACATGGTGCAGCTGACCAGTTCACTTGGGTTGGTATAGTAGTTGCAGTTGCTGGCACTACATTTGCTTTCATTTGAAGCGTTCCTGCATTATCTGTAATTTTGTTAGTTTCAGAAGCTCCAACAGTCCCATTAACTACAGGAAAGCCCTTCAATGTATATCCTGTTGCATTAACTATTAAATTTTGGATTGTTATAACTTTCGTATTTGTAACTGTTCCATCTGGAGTTGCTGCTGTTACTGTAACAGATCCATTTGCTATCGCTGTTAGAAGCCCTCCGTTAGGAGTAATAGTTGCAGTTCCTGCTGGTGTAACTGACCAATTTATTGTTGGGTTTGTTGGATTTTTGCCATCCTTTCCAGTAAGTGTAGCACTCATTTGTAGTGTATTTCCGTTTGTACAGTCTAACGTACTAGAATTTGATGACAGATCAATTCCTGTAATTGGCACTTTTTCACTAACATATATAGTTTTACTAACAGACTTTCCATGAGACACTCCATCAAAATAATCAGATGTTGCTATTACAATAACATTACCAATTTGCAGCCCTTTTAGTACACCATTATTATCTATTGTTGCAGAGCCACCATCGACACTTCCCTGAACACTCCATTTAACTGCAGTATAAGTAGAATTACCTCCATTACTTTTTACTGCTGCATTCATTTGTAATGTTCCTCCTACTTCAACTGGTCCATCAGGAGTTATAGTTATATCTGTTGTTTCATTATATTGGCCTTGTATATAAACTTCTGTATTTCCAGAAATACTTGGCTTAGTTGTGCCTGAAGGTGTATAAGTTGCTATAACATTAACTTTTCCATTTGACACTGCTGTTAATATTCCTGTGTTAGGATCAATATTTGCAGCTCCTGTTTCATTTACAGCAGTCCATTTTATTGAAGATGCAGTGGCTTCTGTTTGATTATATGGTAAGAAATTTGCTACCATTTGTAATGTTCCATTATCAGCTGTTATAGTTGGCTTTGCACTTCCAGATTTATCGGTCACTTGAATTCCTGTTAAACTTACTGCTGAATTCTGTCCAGTAATTGATATTTTAGTAGTTTGGGTAATTTTAGATCCATCTAAAGCAGTTACAACAGCTTTCACTAAAACCTCTCCATCTGTTACTGCTTTTAATGTAGCTGTATGATTACCATTATCCACAATATTTGCACTTCCTGTGCTATCTCCAGCTCTTTCAGTTGACCAAGCTACTGATTTATAGCTTGCAGCTGCTGGTGTAGTACTAATAGACATTTCAAGTGTTCCTGCATTACTGTCAATAGAAGTTTTTTCTTGTCCACTTTGATCCTTAGCATGTATAACAAAACCAGTCAACTTAACACTTTGGTTCCTAATATCTACAAATCCTTCCTTATATATTTGTGGATTACTTTGTAAAGTTGCTCTTACTTTAACCTTTCCATCTGCTTCTGCTGTTAACAATCCTGTATATGTAGAAATTGATGCCTTTCCTGTACAGCTGCTATCAGGTATTATTGCCCAGGTTACTGTTTTATTACTTGCATTAGTTGGCAGTATATTAGCAACCATTTGAAGGGTTCCATTTGCTCCACCTAAGGAAGCATCAGTAGTTATAGCATTTATTCCGCCACTTCCAGTTACTGAAGTAATGCTTTCTACTGGAACTGTATTGTTTTGTCCACTTATTGTTATAGTTTTAGTTCCTACAACTCCCGAATTATCTTTAGCTGTTGCTTTTACTGTGACTGTTCCATTAGATTTTGCAGTTAAAAGTCCAGTATCGCTAATTTCAGCGCCTCCAGATGTTTCATCAACTGACCAGGTTACATCCTGATTATCTGCATCACTTGGTAATACACTTGCAACCATTTGGAGTGTTCCACCATCAGTTGTTATTTGAGACATACCAGTTGTACTAGTTACAGTTATTTTAGATACAGGAACTAATATATCTGTTGCACTTACAGTTACTGTCTTTGATGCAATTACATTAGATCCATCTGTAGAAGCTGCTTTTACTGTAACTGTTCCATTTGCAACTCCTGTTAATTCTCCACTGCTGCTTATTTTAGCTTGTCCTGTTCCATTAGTAACAGACCATTTTACATTTCTATTTGCTGCATCACTTGGTAATACCTCTGCTGTCATTTGAATAGTTTTATTTATAGTAACATATGAACTTCCCTTAATGGTAATACTGTCTACCTTCGTAGAATTATCTTGACTCCATTGAGCATATAAGGTTAAATCTTCTTTTACTTTTATATCATCATCTTCATCATAATTTTTTCCTGATCCATCGCTCTTAGTATTCCATCCTGAAAAATAATAGCCTGTCTTTGTTGGCTCATATAGATCAATTTTTTTATTATATTTAACAGTTTTTGTGTTAAGATCAGATCCGTTTGAATCCTTAAGCAAGACTTTAAAAATTCTTCCTTCGTTAGGATCATCATCTGACTCAGTTTGATCTTCAATAACATTGTTAAAGCTTGAATTGGTAGGAGATCCATTTGCTTTAGCATCATCACTTTTTAAAATTTGAACATAATTTCCATAACCATCAAATTCTTTACTAGGTGTTGGAACTCTTGCCCCAACAACTTCTCCATCTGAACCAATAGTATAAAACTCTCCATTAATAACTATATTTCTAGTTTGCAAGATTCCATTATTATCAAAAATATAAACTTTTCCTGATATATTAATAACTCCTGACTGCATTGCACCATTAGAGTCTGCATAATACCAATTTTTATTATAATTGATCCATCCAGTTTTTAATGCTCCGCTATTTTGCAAATAATACCATGAACTCCCTGCTTTAATCCATCCAGTCTGCATCTTTCCATCTTCGTCAAAATAATATAACTGTCCATCAATTCTATTCCAGCCTGTTAACCTTTGACTTCCCTGCATATAATAAAAATTACCCTGATAATCATTCACCCATTCAGCTGAAGCTTTAACTGGATTTAATGTACATAATGTTGTAGATATAACAGCTCCAGCAACTATTTTATTTATTAATTTACGTTTCATTAAAACTGGCCTCCTATGTTAATATTTCCTCTAATCGACTATCTCAAACCCCATTACTTTACAAATAATATGTATTCCAATCAATAATGTGCACCTAATACTTAATTCAGAGATTCAATCAAAGCGTACATATAATTTATTATCGATATATTTTCATATAACTATATATATATTTCAATAATAATTCTACATTTTCAAGAAATCCTGTAAGGATTTCAACCGTAATTGTCAATTGTACTTTGTAAATTGTTAATTGCACTATATATAGTTATGACACCACATTATTCTATTATATAAATAAACGAACTAAGAACTCAACTTATAACCATATATAGCATAAAATAAAAATTACAAATAACAAATTAAGAATTTAATTTATTACTTGTAATTTTTAGCTTATGCTACTCTACGCACAGTTATAAGTTATAACTAATTGGTTAATGGCTTTTCCCCTTAATTTATCACTTGAATATAAGCTTTATTTATTACTATTCTATTCACTTAGGGTTCCATCTGGATTAAAAACATATTTTGTTCCATCAATATATCTTGAACCTGTTACCATTATTCCATTAACATTAAAATAATAAGTTTTTCCGTCAATTGTAACCCATTCATTTTTCTTCATTATGCCAGTAGCATCATCTAAATAGCACAAGCCATCTTTTGATTCTGCCCATCCTGTTTTCATAGCCCCATCATCATTTGAACAATACCAGTTTCCATCTGCTCTAAACCAGCCTGTCTGCATTTCACCTGATGGATCACCAAAATAATAATATTTACTTCCTAATTGAATCCAGCCTATTGCAGCCTGACCATTATCTCTTAAGTAATACCATTTTCCGTCAGACCATTTCCAGGCAGAAACTTCCATAATCCCACTTTCATTAAAATGATACCAGTAATCATCTATCTTTAGCCAATCTCTTGTCATTTTTCCATCAGCTTTTAAATAATACTCGTTTCCACCATCATTAACCCACTGCATCTTCTTAACCGATCCATCATCGCCAACGAAATACCAATCATCACCATCTTGAACCCACTGATTATATACTTCATAACCTTTATTTTTGTCAAAGTAACATCTCTTACCATCAACTATCTGCCACCCTGTCTCCATAGCTCCATCTATTCTATTAAAATAATATGTCTTTCCCTTTATTGTCTGAACACCTTTTAAGCTTACTCCATCTTTATCATAATAATATCTATATCCATCATGTCTGCCCCATCCTTTGTCATTATCAAATCTATCAAATACCTTGTCCCACGCATCATCTATATCATCATCTTTATCCTTAAGAGAATCTGTCAAATCATCAACAGCATTACTTATACTATCTATTAAATCAGTTACCGAACCATTTATTTCGTTTATTAAATCCTTTATATCTTTATAACAACTTAGTAATTTATCCTTTACTTCTTCAATGATTTTTCCTATAGCAGTATTATCAAGCTCAGCTGCAGATACAATTAGAGGTTTTCCTTGTTTTTCCATATACATATATCCAACTTTTCCACCTGCAAAATAACCTTGATCTTTAACTGTTTTCATATCTGTTTTATCTATAGCTTTATATGCGTATATAGGCATACTTTGACCATTAAGGCTTAATATTTGAGAAGCTACAGCTTTTTTAACTGTTTCTTTATAAGCACCAAGCTCGTCCTCTGTCATATTATCAACTTTATTATTTATTTCATTTATTACTTCTGGTGGAAGATTATTTGTATTATATGAAGCTTTTGCTGCACTAATCATCTCCTCCTTAATCTGTTCCTTTACAAAACTATCTGTACAAATGGTTTCCGATATCTTATCCGCCATATCGCTTGTCACAATTAATGGTATATATTTAACCGGCGTTGAATCTGCTAAAACTATACAATTCTGTTTAGCATATTCTGCATCCAGTTCACTCTTTATTAAATAAAATATTTGTTCATCTGTTGGTCCTTCATCGTCAATACTTGAATTTAGATTTTCAGCTGCATTGCCAGCTTTATTAATTACAGTTACAGATACTGTTGTAATTATGCTTGTGCAAATAAGTATCAATGCCATTATCTTATTAATTTTTCTTATCATGTGAATCGCCTCCAAAATATCCAAATATATTATAACATTTTTATACTGACTAGTACAAATATATATATTGCATTTGAAACTCCCTACTTTTCTTATTTAATAAGCTCTCTCTGCCGAAAAAATTCTATAATTTCCTCGCACAATAAAAATAACCATTAAGTATTACAAATTAACTTAATGGTTATAGTTGTCCATATTTATGTGATTTCGATAAGTTATTACATAACTCTAAATTCCCAATTTTATATGTACAGTATTTTATTTCAATTTAAATTTTTGAACTAATTCTGTTAGATTCATTGCTATATGAGCTTGCTCTGTAGC harbors:
- a CDS encoding N-acetylmuramoyl-L-alanine amidase family protein, whose translation is MIRKINKIMALILICTSIITTVSVTVINKAGNAAENLNSSIDDEGPTDEQIFYLIKSELDAEYAKQNCIVLADSTPVKYIPLIVTSDMADKISETICTDSFVKEQIKEEMISAAKASYNTNNLPPEVINEINNKVDNMTEDELGAYKETVKKAVASQILSLNGQSMPIYAYKAIDKTDMKTVKDQGYFAGGKVGYMYMEKQGKPLIVSAAELDNTAIGKIIEEVKDKLLSCYKDIKDLINEINGSVTDLIDSISNAVDDLTDSLKDKDDDIDDAWDKVFDRFDNDKGWGRHDGYRYYYDKDGVSLKGVQTIKGKTYYFNRIDGAMETGWQIVDGKRCYFDKNKGYEVYNQWVQDGDDWYFVGDDGSVKKMQWVNDGGNEYYLKADGKMTRDWLKIDDYWYHFNESGIMEVSAWKWSDGKWYYLRDNGQAAIGWIQLGSKYYYFGDPSGEMQTGWFRADGNWYCSNDDGAMKTGWAESKDGLCYLDDATGIMKKNEWVTIDGKTYYFNVNGIMVTGSRYIDGTKYVFNPDGTLSE
- a CDS encoding Ig-like domain-containing protein yields the protein MKRKLINKIVAGAVISTTLCTLNPVKASAEWVNDYQGNFYYMQGSQRLTGWNRIDGQLYYFDEDGKMQTGWIKAGSSWYYLQNSGALKTGWINYNKNWYYADSNGAMQSGVINISGKVYIFDNNGILQTRNIVINGEFYTIGSDGEVVGARVPTPSKEFDGYGNYVQILKSDDAKANGSPTNSSFNNVIEDQTESDDDPNEGRIFKVLLKDSNGSDLNTKTVKYNKKIDLYEPTKTGYYFSGWNTKSDGSGKNYDEDDDIKVKEDLTLYAQWSQDNSTKVDSITIKGSSYVTINKTIQMTAEVLPSDAANRNVKWSVTNGTGQAKISSSGELTGVANGTVTVKAASTDGSNVIASKTVTVSATDILVPVSKITVTSTTGMSQITTDGGTLQMVASVLPSDADNQDVTWSVDETSGGAEISDTGLLTAKSNGTVTVKATAKDNSGVVGTKTITISGQNNTVPVESITSVTGSGGINAITTDASLGGANGTLQMVANILPTNASNKTVTWAIIPDSSCTGKASISTYTGLLTAEADGKVKVRATLQSNPQIYKEGFVDIRNQSVKLTGFVIHAKDQSGQEKTSIDSNAGTLEMSISTTPAAASYKSVAWSTERAGDSTGSANIVDNGNHTATLKAVTDGEVLVKAVVTALDGSKITQTTKISITGQNSAVSLTGIQVTDKSGSAKPTITADNGTLQMVANFLPYNQTEATASSIKWTAVNETGAANIDPNTGILTAVSNGKVNVIATYTPSGTTKPSISGNTEVYIQGQYNETTDITITPDGPVEVGGTLQMNAAVKSNGGNSTYTAVKWSVQGSVDGGSATIDNNGVLKGLQIGNVIVIATSDYFDGVSHGKSVSKTIYVSEKVPITGIDLSSNSSTLDCTNGNTLQMSATLTGKDGKNPTNPTINWSVTPAGTATITPNGGLLTAIANGSVTVTAATPDGTVTNTKVITIQNLIVNATGYTLKGFPVVNGTVGASETNKITDNAGTLQMKANVVPATATTIPTQVNWSAAPCIDGPSKSGGAADIVSNTDGALLTAKANGDVRVTFTAIYANGTKVSGSEVITITGQIVNVTGIAIDRTKIPSAVGLNKKLQMAAAITPAGATNRSINWKVTDNTGADIPSIAVIDPTGVLTTMGTASTVKVTATSADNPSISDYVFVTIG
- a CDS encoding InlB B-repeat-containing protein, which codes for MKHNFLKKSIMACIAASALVTLLPVGASAAWIKSYYGNWSYTEGYGYATGWRQIDGLWYFFDSYGLMRTGWINDGGQWYYADLSGAMQTGIIQIEGKIYLFSSNGAMQKGSNVINGKLYNFDDNGICVGTDYPMPARAFDYYGNNAIPYVPSQIVDESASMSKDIPSDGLNQVKQYTITFKDPDADDDDEEVLKKRTADEGTMVPLYKPSKSGYTFIEWNTKSDGDGTGYEDTDKIRLEKNMTLYAQWEEIDDDTDK